Genomic DNA from Paenibacillus donghaensis:
CTGTGCCGTATTCGAAGCTGTAGATCAGATGATCGTAGCGTTCGGTACGCAGCACTTTGACCACGGCCTGCTCAACAGCCTTCAGCCCATCCAGCTGGCCTATAATCCGCTTATTTTCCCAATCCATCCGGTACGTTAAGCTGGGGGCTTCCGCACTGCCTAAGGTGGTCCCTTCCAGAAATGCTGTTACAGGCCCCGACTGTCCAATTACAGGGATCATATCGCGTTCACCAGCCTGTCCAGCACCACATAACTTTGCCCGCCCTGCATGCGGACCATCAGCACACGGTCGCCT
This window encodes:
- a CDS encoding DUF2634 domain-containing protein; this translates as MIPVIGQSGPVTAFLEGTTLGSAEAPSLTYRMDWENKRIIGQLDGLKAVEQAVVKVLRTERYDHLIYSFEYGTEWRLVLGQNRLLARAELRRMITEALLQDERITGIDHLEAAFSGDNLSVSCQVATTYGSFQLRKEMTASV